The Algoriphagus sp. TR-M9 genome has a window encoding:
- a CDS encoding ornithine cyclodeaminase family protein, which yields MFKSRETIIIDSDAIIQIIKTIGLHQVMEDLIFELRESLVNFSEKEIEVPARSGFNYKKPFLGLVEWMPVMKKGHEVIIKVVGYHPDNPKLFKIPTILSTISSYDSHTGHLNFIVDGVLLTALRTGASSALASQLMAHPDSTSLGIIGCGAQSVTQIHALSRLFDLKEIRIFDTDPSAMKSLQARIAPLDLPINLEFSDIDEIIATSDIVCTATSIAPEKGPLFEHYECKPHLHINAVGADFPGKIELPLSFLRKAKVCPDFLEQAVVEGECQQLAPEEIGPSWVKLMQSKESHTAYQKCLSVFDSTGWALEDLVVANLFADYAEKLGLGEKVNLESYSADEKNPYGMLYSSAKSLQK from the coding sequence ATGTTCAAGAGTAGAGAAACTATAATTATAGACAGCGATGCTATAATTCAGATCATCAAGACTATAGGCTTACATCAAGTGATGGAAGATTTGATTTTCGAGCTAAGGGAATCATTGGTCAATTTTTCAGAAAAAGAAATCGAAGTTCCGGCTAGATCGGGCTTTAATTATAAAAAACCATTTCTTGGATTAGTAGAATGGATGCCTGTGATGAAAAAAGGGCATGAAGTAATCATCAAAGTAGTGGGATATCACCCGGATAATCCTAAACTTTTTAAAATCCCCACCATACTATCCACCATATCTTCCTATGATTCGCACACCGGGCATTTAAATTTCATTGTGGATGGAGTATTGCTTACAGCGCTTCGTACTGGCGCATCCTCTGCTTTGGCTTCTCAATTAATGGCTCATCCGGATTCTACCTCGCTAGGTATTATAGGTTGTGGAGCTCAGTCGGTCACCCAGATCCATGCCTTGTCTCGACTATTTGACCTGAAGGAAATCAGGATTTTTGATACTGATCCATCAGCCATGAAGAGCCTGCAAGCTAGAATTGCTCCCCTCGATCTACCTATCAATCTGGAGTTTTCTGATATAGACGAAATCATTGCTACTTCGGACATAGTCTGCACAGCTACCTCTATCGCGCCTGAGAAGGGTCCCCTATTCGAGCATTACGAATGCAAACCACATCTGCACATCAATGCCGTAGGCGCAGATTTTCCGGGTAAAATAGAGCTTCCGCTTTCGTTTTTGAGGAAAGCAAAGGTTTGTCCGGATTTCTTGGAGCAAGCAGTAGTTGAAGGGGAATGCCAGCAACTTGCTCCGGAGGAAATAGGACCTTCCTGGGTGAAATTGATGCAATCAAAAGAATCACATACCGCCTACCAGAAATGTTTGAGTGTTTTTGATTCTACGGGCTGGGCTTTGGAGGATTTGGTAGTAGCCAACCTTTTTGCGGACTATGCGGAAAAATTGGGTTTGGGAGAAAAAGTGAACCTGGAATCTTACTCGGCCGATGAAAAGAACCCATATGGTATGCTTTATTCTTCTGCTAAATCGCTGCAAAAGTAA
- a CDS encoding phytanoyl-CoA dioxygenase family protein, whose product MITKEQLKHYSSKGYLILPKMYQGEVLASLITATERLEKLDGPEFFREKNSGKIRTVFAPEKFDQTIAKLINQLELRQIIYQILGEDFYLFQSKLNTKACLESGVWTWHQDFKFWKEDGMLQANAVTAAVLLSDVDIANGPILLIPGTHQEGEVSSYLNNPEGVHDENLKYMIHPSTLSSMCEKYEPIVPLLGKAGDLLLFHSNVLHASYQNMGYLDRKLLMLTFNPIRNIQEVEHPRPDYMVKRNKAVLSPNS is encoded by the coding sequence ATGATTACAAAAGAGCAACTTAAGCACTATTCTAGTAAAGGCTATTTAATCCTCCCGAAGATGTACCAAGGGGAAGTTTTGGCAAGCCTGATCACAGCTACAGAGCGTCTAGAAAAACTGGATGGGCCTGAGTTTTTTAGAGAGAAAAACTCCGGAAAAATCCGGACAGTCTTTGCTCCGGAAAAATTTGACCAGACCATCGCTAAGCTTATCAACCAGTTGGAACTGAGACAAATTATCTACCAGATTCTGGGAGAGGATTTTTATCTGTTCCAATCTAAGCTTAATACCAAAGCCTGCCTGGAATCCGGGGTTTGGACCTGGCATCAGGATTTTAAGTTTTGGAAAGAAGATGGAATGTTGCAGGCAAATGCTGTGACTGCTGCTGTGCTGCTTTCCGATGTGGATATCGCCAATGGACCAATATTGCTCATTCCGGGCACTCATCAGGAAGGTGAAGTCAGTTCCTATCTCAACAATCCAGAAGGAGTGCACGATGAAAATCTCAAGTACATGATTCACCCATCCACGCTGTCCAGCATGTGTGAGAAATATGAACCCATAGTCCCACTCCTGGGTAAAGCTGGAGACTTATTGCTTTTCCATAGCAATGTGCTACATGCCTCCTATCAAAACATGGGGTATCTAGACAGAAAGCTACTGATGCTTACATTTAATCCCATCCGAAACATACAGGAAGTAGAACATCCCAGACCAGACTATATGGTCAAAAGAAATAAGGCCGTTTTATCCCCTAATTCATGA
- a CDS encoding amino acid adenylation domain-containing protein, which translates to MNQNTVILPDMLRVAAQKNPDKLAFISSDSKISYKDLDRKSDQLAHWLQSVGVKKGDRVGILIEKNSTAAFAVYGILKSGAVLVTLDPGQPSQKLNRILSDCNIEVILTISAHQRLIGDLIHSGLKVLGASPGITWEELFSMDSPTPAPINIEPQDQAYILYTSGSTGEPKGIVHTHRSGLAYARQSVRLYQVTAEDVIGNVASLHFDQSTFGYFASVYAGCSTYVFSPGELVMLGSFCAAIAKHDISILYSVPSLFVSILDGGFDLNFPSLRWIKYGGESFPPKKLQNLLRSVPNAKVSNVYGPAEVNQCTYYHLSHPDQVNGEIPIGKVWENTAYQILDEDGKNVMPGEKGELAIHSLTMMTGYWNNEKLNQEAFLTEMRDSGELVQYYRTGDIVYENKENLLVFVGRKDRQIKIDGKRVELQEVEQELLQLEEILQAAVFAINLAGKKELCAAVVPDLAKFDKAQVLGKLKQNLAKHCIPRNIFELKSLPQSDNGKIHYRELEKIFST; encoded by the coding sequence GTGAATCAAAATACAGTCATACTACCCGATATGCTCAGAGTCGCTGCGCAGAAAAATCCTGATAAGTTAGCGTTTATCTCAAGTGACAGTAAGATCAGCTATAAGGACCTGGACCGAAAAAGCGATCAGCTAGCGCACTGGCTACAGTCAGTAGGAGTCAAAAAAGGTGATCGTGTAGGCATTTTGATTGAAAAAAATAGCACTGCCGCTTTTGCTGTTTATGGCATTCTCAAGTCAGGAGCCGTATTAGTCACCTTAGACCCGGGGCAGCCTTCTCAAAAGCTGAACCGTATCTTATCGGATTGCAATATTGAAGTGATTTTGACCATTTCTGCCCACCAGAGATTGATTGGCGATTTGATTCATTCAGGGTTAAAAGTACTAGGAGCTTCACCAGGAATTACCTGGGAAGAACTATTTAGTATGGACTCCCCTACTCCTGCACCTATAAACATCGAACCCCAGGACCAGGCCTATATACTCTACACGTCAGGATCTACAGGCGAACCAAAAGGAATAGTTCATACACATAGGAGTGGCTTGGCCTATGCCCGTCAATCGGTCCGCTTGTACCAAGTTACAGCTGAGGATGTGATCGGAAATGTAGCTTCACTGCATTTTGATCAAAGTACTTTTGGGTATTTCGCGTCAGTCTACGCTGGGTGTTCTACCTATGTCTTTAGCCCTGGAGAATTGGTAATGCTGGGGAGCTTTTGTGCTGCGATAGCTAAACATGACATCAGCATACTTTATTCTGTTCCATCCCTGTTTGTTTCCATCTTAGACGGAGGTTTTGACCTAAACTTCCCATCACTCCGATGGATCAAATATGGTGGTGAAAGTTTTCCGCCTAAGAAATTGCAAAACCTACTCCGCTCTGTTCCGAATGCAAAAGTTTCTAATGTCTATGGGCCTGCTGAGGTCAATCAATGTACTTACTACCATCTTTCTCATCCGGATCAGGTCAACGGAGAAATCCCAATTGGTAAGGTCTGGGAAAATACCGCTTATCAAATCCTGGATGAGGATGGAAAGAATGTGATGCCTGGTGAAAAAGGCGAATTGGCGATTCACTCTCTCACCATGATGACTGGATATTGGAACAATGAAAAGCTGAACCAAGAAGCTTTTCTTACCGAAATGCGTGATTCTGGTGAATTGGTTCAGTATTATAGAACCGGTGATATTGTTTATGAAAACAAGGAGAATTTATTGGTATTTGTGGGTCGAAAAGACAGGCAAATAAAAATAGACGGCAAACGTGTGGAGCTTCAGGAAGTAGAGCAGGAATTACTTCAACTGGAAGAAATATTACAAGCAGCAGTTTTCGCCATAAACCTTGCCGGAAAGAAGGAACTCTGCGCAGCTGTGGTCCCAGATTTAGCTAAATTCGATAAAGCTCAAGTTCTAGGTAAATTGAAGCAAAACCTAGCCAAACATTGCATTCCCAGAAACATTTTTGAGCTGAAATCACTTCCCCAGTCAGATAATGGAAAGATTCACTACAGAGAACTGGAAAAAATATTTTCGACCTGA
- a CDS encoding acyl carrier protein — protein MTQELIQYITKAIDQPIQADEELLSTGLIDSITIMKVIAYLEETYQVKVPPQDMVIENFNTVNSISDYVTQLKAKL, from the coding sequence ATGACTCAAGAACTTATTCAATATATCACCAAAGCCATCGATCAGCCTATTCAGGCAGATGAAGAATTGTTGAGTACTGGCCTGATTGATAGCATAACTATCATGAAGGTGATTGCCTATCTGGAAGAAACATATCAGGTGAAAGTGCCCCCTCAAGACATGGTAATAGAGAATTTCAATACCGTCAATTCAATCTCCGATTATGTCACCCAACTGAAGGCAAAACTATAA
- a CDS encoding TonB-dependent receptor, with the protein MKKTLLFTIFLLLGVSYSSLAQALKGRILDQTSSPVIGAYVIHNGSEHHAHTNGSGYFVLQGVSIGDSIQVSHMGYETQNLKVEALDREFTIRMRETAIELGEVVFSQDLNPLNTLSRIDLRTNPVNTSQDILRKVPGLFIGQHAGGGKAEQIFLRGFDIDHGTDINITVDGMPVNMVSHAHGQGYSDLHFLIPETVERVDFDKGPYNADKGNFATAGYVNFQTKRGLDKSSVSVQGGSFNTVRTVGLFNLINEKKNNAYIAAEYLASDGPFEASQNFNRINLMGRYGLSLDDGSDISLIASYFTSKWDASGQIPIRAVESGQISRFGALDDTEGGYTSRTNLGLTHAKQINDRLFIKNNVYYSNYDFELFSNFTFFLEDSVNGDQIRQRENRAIFGAESQLTYSKLFSGGEYDLQFGVGLRNDDIRDNELAGTKNRDSVRFVTQRGDITESNYYTYLNLNVSFDKLRINPGVRVDYFNYLYQDELTPAYDPKSLNAAVVSPKLNFIYTASDNVQLFLKSGIGFHSNDTRLVLERPNNESILPRAFGADLGGSFKLMPRLILNSALWVLRLEQEFVYVGDAGIVEPSGRTSRRGVDLGLRWQANNWIYLDGDFTYSYARSIDDAEGENFIPLAPRITTTGGLSFEKDRLSGALRARYLQDRPANEDNSVIAEGYTILDLNANYRVNAFTFGFFIENLLNSEWREAQFDTESRIRLANGQLEPEPVSEIHFTPGTPFNFRGFVKFTF; encoded by the coding sequence ATGAAAAAAACGCTACTATTCACGATTTTCCTGCTTTTAGGAGTTAGTTATTCTAGTCTAGCACAAGCTCTCAAAGGAAGGATTTTAGACCAAACCAGTTCCCCGGTGATTGGGGCTTATGTCATTCATAACGGATCAGAGCACCATGCCCATACCAATGGCTCTGGTTATTTTGTTTTACAGGGGGTATCCATAGGTGATTCTATTCAAGTAAGTCACATGGGCTATGAAACTCAAAATTTGAAAGTAGAAGCACTTGATCGTGAGTTCACTATTAGAATGAGAGAAACGGCGATTGAGCTGGGAGAAGTGGTATTTAGTCAGGATTTAAATCCTCTGAACACCTTATCCAGGATAGACCTGAGGACCAATCCGGTGAATACTTCGCAAGATATACTTAGGAAGGTACCTGGACTATTTATAGGCCAGCATGCCGGTGGTGGTAAAGCAGAGCAAATTTTTCTAAGGGGATTTGATATCGATCATGGTACGGATATTAATATTACTGTAGATGGGATGCCAGTCAATATGGTATCTCATGCCCACGGCCAGGGTTATTCCGATTTGCACTTTTTAATACCTGAGACGGTAGAGCGAGTGGATTTTGACAAAGGCCCTTACAATGCTGACAAAGGTAATTTTGCTACTGCAGGATATGTGAATTTTCAGACCAAAAGAGGCTTAGACAAAAGCTCTGTATCGGTACAGGGTGGTAGTTTTAACACCGTGAGGACAGTAGGACTTTTTAACTTGATCAATGAGAAAAAGAACAATGCTTACATAGCAGCTGAGTATTTGGCCAGCGATGGGCCATTTGAAGCCAGTCAAAATTTCAACCGAATCAACCTTATGGGTAGGTATGGATTGAGTTTGGATGATGGTAGTGATATCAGTTTGATCGCTTCTTACTTTACCAGTAAGTGGGATGCCTCTGGTCAGATCCCTATTCGGGCTGTGGAAAGTGGTCAAATTTCAAGATTTGGAGCGCTGGATGATACTGAAGGTGGGTACACCAGCAGAACAAATCTAGGACTAACACATGCCAAACAGATTAACGATCGACTGTTTATCAAAAACAATGTTTATTACAGCAATTACGACTTCGAACTATTTTCCAATTTCACCTTCTTTTTAGAAGACTCCGTGAATGGGGATCAAATTCGCCAGCGTGAAAATAGAGCGATCTTTGGGGCAGAATCCCAGCTGACTTATAGCAAGCTGTTTTCCGGCGGGGAGTATGACCTGCAGTTTGGTGTAGGCTTGAGAAATGACGATATCCGGGACAATGAGTTAGCAGGTACCAAAAATCGGGATAGTGTACGGTTCGTTACTCAGCGGGGAGATATTACAGAGTCCAATTACTACACCTATTTGAATTTGAATGTCTCATTTGATAAGTTACGAATTAACCCTGGAGTGCGTGTAGATTATTTCAATTACCTGTATCAAGACGAACTGACTCCTGCATACGACCCCAAATCACTCAATGCCGCTGTGGTCAGTCCCAAGCTTAACTTCATCTACACAGCTTCGGACAACGTTCAGCTGTTTTTGAAGTCGGGAATAGGTTTTCACTCCAATGACACCAGGCTAGTTCTAGAACGACCAAATAACGAATCTATACTACCCAGAGCCTTCGGTGCCGATTTGGGAGGAAGTTTCAAATTGATGCCCAGGTTGATCCTGAATTCAGCGCTATGGGTGCTTCGCCTGGAGCAGGAATTCGTGTATGTGGGTGATGCTGGCATAGTAGAGCCGAGTGGCAGAACTTCAAGAAGAGGAGTTGACTTGGGCTTGAGATGGCAAGCCAATAACTGGATTTATTTAGATGGGGATTTCACTTATTCTTATGCCAGAAGTATAGATGATGCTGAGGGAGAAAATTTCATTCCTTTAGCTCCGAGGATCACTACCACAGGTGGACTGAGCTTTGAAAAGGATAGGCTTTCAGGAGCGCTTAGAGCGAGGTATTTACAGGATAGACCAGCGAATGAGGACAACAGTGTAATCGCAGAAGGTTACACCATTTTGGACCTGAATGCTAACTATAGGGTTAATGCATTCACCTTTGGGTTTTTCATAGAAAACCTCCTAAATTCAGAATGGAGGGAAGCACAGTTTGATACTGAATCGCGCATTCGATTGGCAAATGGACAGTTAGAACCCGAGCCTGTTAGCGAGATTCACTTTACACCAGGTACTCCATTCAATTTCAGAGGGTTTGTAAAGTTTACATTTTAA
- a CDS encoding acyl-CoA dehydrogenase family protein, with product MNFGWSEAQLELKKKAKDFALKHLNSEVSQKEQTNSFPLEEWQKCAEFGVLGWPFPKEYGGAGYEMSTSILMLEGLGFGSEDNGLPFSLNSQLWSTQMAINAFGTEEQKQKYLKPLIAGKIGAFGITEEDSGSDTYSLKMCAERVDGGYVLNGEKHYITLAPICDIAVVFATTNPKLGKWGITAFIVDRSCDGFTVSEVREKVGMRTTPMGNLYFKDCFVSESNRLGKEGAGLSLFSSAMESERGYIFASQVGRMEKQLEKAVEYANSRKSFGKTIGTFQSISNRIANMRLRLETCKMHLYKVAYLDDHDLPLMKEAAMAKLYISEAFVESSMDFIRIFGAKGVVTEFEIERDLRDGLGGLIYSGTSDIQRNIIAKLEGLL from the coding sequence ATGAATTTCGGCTGGAGCGAAGCACAATTAGAATTAAAGAAGAAAGCCAAGGATTTTGCTTTAAAGCACCTGAATAGTGAGGTCTCCCAAAAGGAACAGACCAATAGTTTTCCTTTGGAAGAATGGCAAAAGTGTGCTGAATTCGGCGTCTTGGGATGGCCTTTTCCAAAGGAATACGGCGGGGCTGGGTATGAAATGTCCACCAGCATCTTGATGCTAGAGGGTTTAGGCTTTGGAAGTGAAGATAATGGTCTCCCCTTTTCACTTAACTCTCAGCTGTGGAGTACTCAGATGGCTATCAATGCCTTTGGTACGGAGGAGCAAAAACAAAAGTACCTCAAGCCTTTGATAGCTGGTAAAATAGGTGCATTTGGTATTACAGAAGAAGATTCGGGCTCCGATACTTACAGTCTTAAAATGTGCGCTGAAAGAGTGGATGGAGGATATGTTTTAAATGGAGAAAAACATTACATCACCCTGGCCCCCATTTGTGACATTGCCGTAGTTTTTGCCACCACAAATCCTAAACTGGGTAAATGGGGAATTACCGCTTTCATTGTGGATCGATCCTGTGATGGTTTTACGGTCAGTGAGGTGCGAGAAAAAGTAGGAATGCGCACCACACCCATGGGGAATTTATATTTTAAGGACTGCTTCGTCTCTGAATCTAACCGACTTGGAAAAGAAGGGGCTGGGCTTAGCCTCTTTTCTTCCGCTATGGAGTCTGAGCGAGGGTATATCTTTGCCAGCCAGGTGGGAAGAATGGAAAAGCAATTAGAAAAAGCAGTCGAATATGCCAACTCCCGAAAATCTTTCGGAAAGACTATCGGTACTTTTCAATCTATTTCCAATCGAATTGCCAACATGCGTCTAAGGCTGGAAACCTGCAAAATGCACCTATACAAAGTGGCCTACCTCGATGATCATGACCTACCTTTAATGAAGGAAGCCGCAATGGCAAAGCTCTATATCAGCGAGGCTTTTGTGGAGTCCAGTATGGATTTTATCCGGATTTTTGGGGCCAAAGGTGTAGTGACCGAATTTGAAATCGAACGTGATTTAAGAGATGGATTAGGCGGGTTGATTTATTCAGGAACTTCGGATATCCAGCGAAATATCATCGCTAAACTAGAAGGATTACTGTGA